The genomic stretch ACTGGACGACGGCCGGCTGGAGTCCCGCCGAGGCCTTCGGCCGGAGCAGCTTCGCGTGGATCCGCGAGCCGCCGACGCCGGTGAAGTAGAGATCGTGGCAATCGGCGAACGGCGCCTGGAAGGCGGCGGGAACGAGATCGACCTTCGGGTCGAGGGCCTTCATCTCGGCCAGGCTCCGGTCCCAGAAGGCATCGAAGTCACCGGGCCGAGGAGAGAGCCCCTGGTAATGATGGAGCTTTTCGAGAGGAAGATCAACGAGGGGCATAGTGCCGTGAACGGTAGCAGGCCCGCCGGAAAAGAAAAGCGGGGGCTATCGTCCCGCCACGTAAAACCGCAGCGCCTCGATCTGCGGCGTCAATTCCCGCAGCGGATAGACCCCCTGCGCGAACCCCGCCCCCGGATCGCGGATCAGGTAATCGAAGCCCCGCTTCCCGACGATGACGACGAAGTGCGTCGTCCCGCCCCGCATCCGCAGGCGGACGATCGAGGGGATGCCGCGCCAGAGGTTCCGGTCGACGAGGAAATGGGAGGGCAGATCCTCGTAGACCTTCCGCACCGTCCCGGGCCGCAGGGCCTCGGCCCCCTCCCACTCGATCCAGCCCTGCGGCGTGTAGCCGCCGGTCTCGGTGAGGAAGAGATTGAGGAAATGGGGATCGGTCGGGATCCCGAAATAACAGAGCACCATCGCCGCCGAGGTGACGGCGCACCCCTCCCCGCCGAGCCGTCCCGGCGTCGCCCCGAGGAAGTCGTCCCCCCAGCGCGGGTCGTTCTGCGCGAAGCCGGGCACCGGGAGGAGGATCGTCTTCGGGAACCAGAGCCCGCCCGACGAAGCCATCGGTCCCGTCGCGGTCCATCGCCAATAAAAAAACCCGGTCCCGAGGAGAAGCAGCAGGAGCAACGCCGCCGAGGAGACCAGGACGCGCCGCATCGCCCCTCTCCTACCGGATCAGCCCCCAACGGGCGCCGAACGGCCAATAGACGACGAGGCCGACCCCCACCGTGTTCTCCCGGGGAACCGCGCCCCAGAAGCGGCTGTCCTGGCTGTTGTAGCTGTTGTCCCCCATCGCCCAGAACGTATCGGGCTCGACGCTGTACGTCTCCGCCGGTCCGCGCAGGAAGCTCGGCGGATTGACGAGGGAGTTGAGATAGCCGTAGCCCCGGTAGCCGTCCTGCGCCGCCTCGACGCGCCGGATCGCCCACGGGATCGTCGCCCCCTCGGAGACCCCGTTGATCTCGAGCAGCGGCGGGATGAGGCGGAGGGTGTCGCCCGGGAGGCCGACGCACCGCTTGATGTAGAACTGGGAGGTGAAGATGCCGCGCCGGGCCATGTCGTCCTCGATCCCCCGGATGCCGTTCGTGCGGAAGACGAAGACCTCTCCCCGCTTCGGGAGGCGGAAGTTGAAGGAAAACTTGTCGACGAAGACCTGGTCCCCCGCCGAGTTCCGGTAGCTGAGGACCGGCTCCCCGGCCTCGAAGCGCTGCCCCACGGCGAGGCCCAGCTTGTAGGTCACCGCGTCCTTCGTGATCCAGGCCCGGCGCGTCTCGCCGGTGTCGAAGAGGATGTCGGTGTAATCGAACCACGGGGTGAGGCTCCCCCCCTGGATGTCGGTGATCCTCGCCGGATGGTCGAGGACGATCAGCCCGTCGCTCTCCCCGAAGACGAGCTGCCGCCAGATCGAGCCGAGGAACGAGGTCTTCGCATGGGAGGCCGCGTCGACCTTCACCGTCTGGATGCCGTAGAGCGTCGGCTTCATCGAGTCGGTCGGGATCTTGAAGGGTTGGAGGAAGAAGGCCCGCAGCGCGAGGGCCGCCGCGATGGCGACGAAGGCCACCTCGACGTTCTCCCGGAGCCAGTCGTTCCCCCGGACCGGGAAGAGCGAGACCGCGATCTCCTCCCCCTTTTCCATCAGCGGCGCGTAGCGGGCCGTCTCCCGCCGCTTCAGCGCCCCGCCCAGTTCCTCCTCGAAGGCGAGGACCTCGCGGAGCTGCGCCGCCGGGATGCGGTCGGAATTATAGATGCGCTGCTTGCGGATCGCCTTCAGGTAATCGTCGGCCTGGGAACGGAGCGTCCACTTCGCCCAGAACCCTTCCGGGGCGGCCTGGGCCGGCCTGACCTGCGCCGCCTTGGAGTCTTTGGGCTTGGGGGAATCGGAGGGGAGACGATCCATAAAAAGGGGCTGGGGGAATGGCGATCAACCGACGTCGGTCTTCAACACGGCGATGAAGGCCTCCTGCGGGATGTCGACGCGGCCGAACGACTTCATCCGCTTCTTGCCCTCCTTCTGCTTCTCGAGGAGCTTCCGCTTGCGGGAGATATCGCCGCCGTAGCACTTCGCCGTCACATTCTTGCCGACCGAGCCGACGTCCTCGCGGGCCACGATCTTCGCGCCGATCGTCGCCTGGATCGGGATGCGGAAGAGGTGGGGCGGGATCACTTCCTTCAGCTTCGCCGCGATCTGGCGTCCCCGGGCGGGGGCCTTCTCGCGGTCGACGATCGAGGAGAAGGCGTCGACCGGCTCGCCGTTCACCATCACGTCGAGCTTCACGAGGTCGCCCGCGCGGTAGGGGGCCGTCTCGTAGTCCATCGAGCCGTAGCCCCGGGTGATCGACTTGATCCGGTCGTTGAAGTCGACGAGGATTTCCGAGAGCGGAATGTCGCAATGGAGCATGACCCGCTTGTCGTCGACCGACTCCGTGTGCTCGCACGAGCCGCGCTTTTCCATGACGAGCTGGAGGATGTCCCCGATGTTCTCGTTCGGGATCATGATGAAGACCTTCACCATCGGCTCGCGGATCACGTCGATCGTCGAGGGGTCGGGCATCTTCACCGGGTTGTCGACCTCGATCTCCTCGCCGTTCGTGAGGCGGATCTGGTAGATGACGCTCGGGTAGGTCGCAATGATGTCCATGTCGTACTCCCGGCGGAGACGCTCCTGGACGATCTCCATGTGGAGGAGGCCGAGGAAGCCGCAGCGGAAGCCGGAGCCGAGCGCGACGCTCGACTCGGCGGTGTAGACCAGCGCCGCGTCGTTGATCTGGAGCTTCGCGATCGCGACCTTCAGGAGCTCGAACTCGGCGGTGTTGATCGGGTAGATGCCGCTGAAGACCATCGGGGTGATCTGCTTGAAGCCGGGGAGCGGCTCCTTCGCGGGGGCGACCGAGGTCGTGATCGTGTCGCCGATCTTGATGTCGACGGGGCTCTTGATGTTCGCGATCAGGTAGCCGGTGTGGCCGGGGAGGAGCTTGTCCTGCCGGGTCATCTTCGGAGTGAAGATGCCGACTTCCTTGACCTCGTAGGCCTGGTTCGTCGACATCAGGAGGATCTGGGTCCCCGCCTTGAGCTCGCCCGAGAAGACCCGGACGTAGGTGACGACGCCCCGGTAGGTGTCGAAGAGGGAATCGAAGACGAGGGCGCGGAGGGTGTTGTCCTTCGGCTCCGGCGGGGCGGGGATGCGGGCGACGACGGCCTCGAGGATCTCCGAGATGCCGATCCCCTGCTTCGCGCTGCACGGGACGCAATCCTCCCCCGGGATGGCGAGGAGGTCCTCGACCTGCTTCTGGACCGAGGGGACGTTCGCGCTCGGGAGGTCGATCTTGTTGATGACCGGGATGAGGGTCAGGTTCTGCTTCGAGGCGAGGTGGACGTTCGCCACCGTCTGCGCCTCGACGCCCTGCGCCGCGTCGATGACGAGGAGCGCGCCGTCGCACGCCGAGAGGCTGCGGGAGACCTCATAGGCGAAGTCGACGTGGCCGGGGGTGTCGATCAGGTTCAGCCGGTAGGTCTTCCCGTCCTTCGCGTGATAGACCATCGTGACCGGGTGGGCCTTGATCGTGATGCCCCGCTCCTTCTCCAGATCCATCGAGTCGAGCATCTGGTTCTGCATGTCCCGGAGAGAGATCGTATCGGTGGCCTGCAGCAACCGGTCGGAAAGCGTCGTCTTCCCGTGGTCGATGTGGGCGATAATGCAGAAATTACGGATCAGCTCGGAACTCATGAAAAAGGGAGATAAAGGGGCAAAAAAGGGATTGTAGTGGAAATCCCCCCTACGGCAAGAGGGTTCGGACCCCCTGCACACCCCTCTCCCATAGAGCCGTCTCCCAATAGGAGTCTAGGCGTATTGGTCCCGTCTACCCCCCGCAATCCGTACCCTCGGACGCTCCAGGAAGCAGCCGATTTCAATCCAGATAGAAGACGAGGCACAGCCAAAGCGCGTCCGCCTAGCTAAGGCCCTCCGAAGGGGAGGTTCGAGGAGGGGCAAAGCCCCTCTTGGGCTATAAAGCGGATCGCCTCCAGCTGTACAGGGTCGACCCCGCCAGCCCCGAAGGGCACTCCGCAAAACGGCGCGAAGGACGCGCCCCCAAACCCCTACCCC from Verrucomicrobium sp. GAS474 encodes the following:
- the lepA gene encoding translation elongation factor 4; protein product: MSSELIRNFCIIAHIDHGKTTLSDRLLQATDTISLRDMQNQMLDSMDLEKERGITIKAHPVTMVYHAKDGKTYRLNLIDTPGHVDFAYEVSRSLSACDGALLVIDAAQGVEAQTVANVHLASKQNLTLIPVINKIDLPSANVPSVQKQVEDLLAIPGEDCVPCSAKQGIGISEILEAVVARIPAPPEPKDNTLRALVFDSLFDTYRGVVTYVRVFSGELKAGTQILLMSTNQAYEVKEVGIFTPKMTRQDKLLPGHTGYLIANIKSPVDIKIGDTITTSVAPAKEPLPGFKQITPMVFSGIYPINTAEFELLKVAIAKLQINDAALVYTAESSVALGSGFRCGFLGLLHMEIVQERLRREYDMDIIATYPSVIYQIRLTNGEEIEVDNPVKMPDPSTIDVIREPMVKVFIMIPNENIGDILQLVMEKRGSCEHTESVDDKRVMLHCDIPLSEILVDFNDRIKSITRGYGSMDYETAPYRAGDLVKLDVMVNGEPVDAFSSIVDREKAPARGRQIAAKLKEVIPPHLFRIPIQATIGAKIVAREDVGSVGKNVTAKCYGGDISRKRKLLEKQKEGKKRMKSFGRVDIPQEAFIAVLKTDVG
- the lepB gene encoding signal peptidase I yields the protein MDRLPSDSPKPKDSKAAQVRPAQAAPEGFWAKWTLRSQADDYLKAIRKQRIYNSDRIPAAQLREVLAFEEELGGALKRRETARYAPLMEKGEEIAVSLFPVRGNDWLRENVEVAFVAIAAALALRAFFLQPFKIPTDSMKPTLYGIQTVKVDAASHAKTSFLGSIWRQLVFGESDGLIVLDHPARITDIQGGSLTPWFDYTDILFDTGETRRAWITKDAVTYKLGLAVGQRFEAGEPVLSYRNSAGDQVFVDKFSFNFRLPKRGEVFVFRTNGIRGIEDDMARRGIFTSQFYIKRCVGLPGDTLRLIPPLLEINGVSEGATIPWAIRRVEAAQDGYRGYGYLNSLVNPPSFLRGPAETYSVEPDTFWAMGDNSYNSQDSRFWGAVPRENTVGVGLVVYWPFGARWGLIR